In the genome of Trypanosoma brucei gambiense DAL972 chromosome 4, complete sequence, the window GCTTGGGTTCCaaatttacaaaaaaaaaaaaaacagcgttACCCCATCACTCTCCTTTTTAGTATCCACACAATCTGAGCCCCAAGCCATACTGGAGAGGGCAGAGGAGTGGCTGACAGAAATTAACGAATTGTAGAGTGTTTTGGTGTTACCACCTCACCGTTGGGTCAATTTCCTTCCGACTTCCCTCGTACTGCTCTTTTCCTGCTTACTGAAGAGGCGGTGAATTCTTTCCTGTTCCCAAATGTGTTCCTTGGTTAGGGAGGGTTTTGTCATACCCATTGCTTGCCGCACATCTTTTATGGTGATGCGGTTGGCCACGTTCAAGGCCTCTTCTCTCGCCGCGGCAGCTGCAGATGGCCTCAAGATATCTTCTATTTTCTCCCGTGTCGTTCCTTTTCCTACGTTAAGCACGGCAAAATTATGTTCCACTTCACGCTCCTCACAACGCTTGGAAAGTTTCTCGATAATGCGCCTATTTACCACCATACTCGCTGATGACGCTAATCCGTTCAGGTCTGCCGGCGTCCAATTGATTGTCTGTTCGGCAATTTCTTTAATTTCCGGTAGCGTTAACTCCGCCTGAAGTTGCTCAAAGCAAATTGTCAAGATGTTAACCCGGTCCTCCAACGATGGAATGGGACAGTGAACAGCCTTGTCTAACCGTCCAGGCCGCAGAAGCGCCGCATCGATGAGGTCAGGACGGCTAGAGGCAGCTACAACGTAGACATCTTTTCTGCTTTCCACGCCATCCAGGTAACACAGAAGTTGGTTAACCACTCTGTCTGTTACACCGGAGTTGTCCACCCCCCGCTGTGGGGCGACAGAGTCGAACTCGTCGAAGAAAACAACGCATGGCGCAGCAGCTTGCGCGCGCTCAAAAACGTCACGGATCTTCTGCTCACTCTGGCCAATGTATTTGCCAAAAACCTCAGGGCCGTTAACCACGATGCAGTTCAAGTTTTCGGAATTCACAATGGCCTCCACAACAAACGTTTTCCCGCACCCCGAGGCACCATAGAGAAGTACGCCGCTACGTGTCTTCAGTGGCAACCGTGCGAAGAGTTCTGGGTGTTTCATTGGCAGCACCAGTGTGTCATACAAAACTTTTCGCGCCTCAGCGAGGCCACCAACAGATTGCAAAGATGCCTTTTCACTTTTGAGAAATGTTATTCCCGTGTGAGACAAGGGTGTGAAGGCGGCTATGGCCCCTCGCGCGGCCTCACGAAATGGCACCCTCCCCCCATCCAACGAACTCTTTATTGGCTGCGACACCTTCCTCATATCAAACGGCGTGTAATTGCCCATGAGGTCTCCAACTTCCTCGAGAGCTTCTGCTGACTCCTTGGGGAACAATTGCTTCAGCAATGCTACTCTTGTCTTGCGATCCAGCGCCTCCACTTTGATCACTTTGGTAAAACAGTAGGCGGAGCGCAGACCCTCGTTAACACATTGCCGGTTGGCACAGGTGGCAACAACGAGAACGGACGCGGCGCCACATAGTGAAAGTGCTTCAGTAAAGCAGCGCAGGGTTCCTTCCAAAATGGCTTTTGTTGCGCCGGTGACACTCAACACCGATTCTTCCTTTTGCGCGGGCGCAACAGCGTCAAAGTTATCCAAGACTAGAACGGCGGGGGCGCACATCACACACTCAACCAGGGCTCGTTGGAGGGATGCCAACAGCTTCTCGGCTTTGCACTGAACCACGTTGATGTGGACACCGTGAAGTTCATTGAGCACAGCGCCGACGATAGCCGTCTTACCGGTTCCACTTCCACCACAAAGTAAAACATTACCATTGCTTCCATATTTGCTGTGGTGAGGCCCGAGTTTCTTAATTTCCTCGAACCAACATACCAAGTGCTCTCGAAGCTCTTGAGGAGCTGTCCCGTGCACCTCTACCACGCTTTCGTAAGGTATCTGGTTGCTGAAGGGAGATGTACTGGCGGAGGGGCAGTCCCTATCTGTTGCCGTGGGTATGTTCTCATCAAGTGTTGGAAAAACGACTATATTGGATGCCTGAATGAAAGCTGGAGAGGTGCACACACCATCTTCCATTCCCTCTACCAACCGGATGGGGGCCTTCAGTGCGTTGGATCGAAGGAAGGAGGATGTGACTTCCTTCGATTCGAGAAGTTGTGAAGCCTTCGCCAGGTCCCAAAAACCCATCACAAGACCTTcactccagtggtggcgcgcCGCCGTTGAAGGATTCATATAAAGCGACACCGCCTCTACATTTGCGTCTCCGGCCGTCGCATCGTTGTTaaatcccttttccttcctccagGTATGGCACCGCAGTACCGACCACGTCGGAGCACCGCTCTGTTCGACGTGACGCGTTCGAGTGGCAACAACAAATTCCGTGCCTTCGGCCATTACGGCACATCCAGATGTGACTTCGTGACCTTCACGGTCCTCAATACGCTCGACCACCATTTTCGCATTAACACCATCAAACACCGCGACATCGAGCGTCATTGCGGGGAACACCACCTGGACCTGCCGCAATAATTGTGCCTCAATGCGAAGTGCATTCTGTTCAACCACCTCACTTTCATCCACGGAGGATGGGCGCACAAGGACCGTGGCTGCCTTTGCGAATTTGAACACCGCTGTGCACTGCACTATTGCGCCATTAGTAACTCCCAGGCTCGTCGCCATGGTGACGGATATGATTAATTTAAACGCAGCAAAGTTGTGCGGCCTGTGCGCCAAGCAACCGACGTACGTGTTCTTATGACCGTCCGAAATCCTCAAGGGTACCACGAAGGGTATATTCCTTCCATAGTAGGGTAGTAGATTTCCACGGATGAATTCATTTGACACCAAGACAAATGAGTCCGTTCGGGACGGGTCGATAGAAACTTCAAAGGAGCTGTGCTGCATCCTCTTATTCTTTTTGGAGCTACACTAGTAATAATTACGTTTATAAAGGGACCTTCTAGATCGGTTGGAGAACGGAGAAACAAACGGTTGGAGTCAAAGCAATGAACCCAGGAAGGATAGTCGGCACCATATTGTGGGTTGTCAACAATCGCATTTACCTCCTTTGGGGTATCGTTAAAGCTGAAGCGataattacaaaaaaagaaaccaagtTAAGCGTTGGCATGAACCCCGACACCCCAACCGATATCTCTGCGCGTCGTGTAACCACCACTCAGTACAACAACACGCGGGCCTGAGCTCGCAAAGGCGTGGGATGTAAAATATAGAGCAGTGGGTTGTTTCACGTCACCACATGCATCAGGACGCACTCCATCCCTCCCTTCACCAGGAATACCTTGCATCCTTTCGGAAGCAGCACACCGCGTACTGGAGTTTTGTTTCTCATATCTGTTATATTCCTGTGGGCACACGCCTCTCTCCACCCGTCTCCACAGTCCTTGCCCTTCCCTCCCTGTCCGGAACAAACCCCCACTTCATTTTCCAGTACTCCGCATCCTCTTGCGAAGCCGCGGCGCGAGTGCTATATGCAATAGTCACGGCACTACCCGCAGGAATGGTTTGACGAGCAACTAAATGCGCACAAGGTTGTGTTTTGTCGTACCACCGTCCCCCAATACTGCCCTCACTATGGCACTCGGGGTGCGTTAAATGTATCATCGCGTTGGGTTCGTAGTCGTGTAGGGAAAAGTCAATCAATGGATACATCGTGAGGCCCCCGTCATCGTCACGAAGGGCGCGGGCGAGGGCCATTGATAAGCCCCATGATGTGGACTTTGAAGCAAAATGGGGCAAGCTTTGCTCCATGCGCCGCCGAAGGTAATCTATGCGAATCCAATCGGCACGCTGTGACGCCGTTACAAGTTTACTCTTCGATATAAAGGGAGCATTAGGGACCCCCTTCACATGTAATGCATTTCCCATATACATGGCATCCAGTTCGTTTTGCAGTGGTTCATTCACCGCAAATTGGTCCGTGGCGTCACTGTTGTACACATCGTGCAAAAACTCAAGGTAGAGTCGGTGGAAGCTACTTGGATTATGAAGCTCGCGGGTCAGTGTTCCCGCCAGCTCCTCGAGTGGCCCCCATCGAGCTGCAATATTCCTCTCATCATCACTTCCTTGCGTAAAAGCTGAGATGGAAAGTGAAACGGGAACGGAGATGAGGGCTGCACCGGACTTAATGGGGCGTTGGGCGACCAAACAACAACCTCGGTTCCGATGGGGATGCAACCGCAGTGCGCAGTGAAATGCACCGCCCTTGCGTGCGACCCACCGTGTGAGGGAATAGGCTGCTGGAACCCTCATTGAAGCAAGGCGCGGCCATATATCTCTGTATGTACTACGGTTGGCACAGATGTATCGTTGTGGTTTCGTGTCTAACCACACAAACTTCATCCTTTACTGCAGTTCTTAATGCAACGTGTCATCACCCTAATAATTAAGGGAATAatttacacacatatatattttttttaaagaaaaaaagaagatg includes:
- a CDS encoding peroxisome biogenesis factor 1, putative is translated as MQHSSFEVSIDPSRTDSFVLVSNEFIRGNLLPYYGRNIPFVVPLRISDGHKNTYVGCLAHRPHNFAAFKLIISVTMATSLGVTNGAIVQCTAVFKFAKAATVLVRPSSVDESEVVEQNALRIEAQLLRQVQVVFPAMTLDVAVFDGVNAKMVVERIEDREGHEVTSGCAVMAEGTEFVVATRTRHVEQSGAPTWSVLRCHTWRKEKGFNNDATAGDANVEAVSLYMNPSTAARHHWSEGLVMGFWDLAKASQLLESKEVTSSFLRSNALKAPIRLVEGMEDGVCTSPAFIQASNIVVFPTLDENIPTATDRDCPSASTSPFSNQIPYESVVEVHGTAPQELREHLVCWFEEIKKLGPHHSKYGSNGNVLLCGGSGTGKTAIVGAVLNELHGVHINVVQCKAEKLLASLQRALVECVMCAPAVLVLDNFDAVAPAQKEESVLSVTGATKAILEGTLRCFTEALSLCGAASVLVVATCANRQCVNEGLRSAYCFTKVIKVEALDRKTRVALLKQLFPKESAEALEEVGDLMGNYTPFDMRKVSQPIKSSLDGGRVPFREAARGAIAAFTPLSHTGITFLKSEKASLQSVGGLAEARKVLYDTLVLPMKHPELFARLPLKTRSGVLLYGASGCGKTFVVEAIVNSENLNCIVVNGPEVFGKYIGQSEQKIRDVFERAQAAAPCVVFFDEFDSVAPQRGVDNSGVTDRVVNQLLCYLDGVESRKDVYVVAASSRPDLIDAALLRPGRLDKAVHCPIPSLEDRVNILTICFEQLQAELTLPEIKEIAEQTINWTPADLNGLASSASMVVNRRIIEKLSKRCEEREVEHNFAVLNVGKGTTREKIEDILRPSAAAAAREEALNVANRITIKDVRQAMGMTKPSLTKEHIWEQERIHRLFSKQEKSSTREVGRKLTQR